In a genomic window of Nomascus leucogenys isolate Asia chromosome 4, Asia_NLE_v1, whole genome shotgun sequence:
- the DEFB1 gene encoding beta-defensin 1 gives MRTSYLLLFTLCLLLSEMASGDNFLTGLGHRSDHYNCVRSGGQCLYSACPIYTKIQGTCYQGKAKCCK, from the exons ATGAGAACTTCCTACCTTCTGCTGTTTACTCTCTGCTTACTTTTGTCTGAGATGGCCTCAG GTGATAACTTTCTCACAGGTCTTGGCCACAGATCTGACCATTACAACTGCGTCAGGAGTGGAGGGCAATGTCTCTATTCTGCCTGCCCAATCTATACCAAAATTCAAGGCACCTGTTACCAAGGAAAGGCCAAGTGCTGCAAGTGA